From Antechinus flavipes isolate AdamAnt ecotype Samford, QLD, Australia chromosome 1, AdamAnt_v2, whole genome shotgun sequence:
GAGTGCAGATGGAGGGCCTGTGGTAACCCTGCTTGGATGGACTTATGGAAAATGCCACTGAAATTCACTGCACAAAATGACCTAATCATGTTTCTAGTGCTGGGATTTGTAGTAACAGTGATATTGAAGCTGAAATGTAGAAACTGCCCGGACTCCCATTTGAGGGCATTTGAGATTTTTAGGACTAATGGCTCtgttttcagaaaaacagaataaacCTCTTTCATTCAAAAGCTTCCGATGAATTACAGCTTTGTTTGTGCAGTCTAACATCAGTCAGAGATCATTTGCTATCTGCATTGCCTGTATCAGTTGTCCATTAATGGCCGGGCCTGTTTCTTCTCATGTGGACGGTTCATAAGGGAGTGATTTGCAAATAGTCACATTGAATCCCATGTTTTCACACTTTAGGCCTTAACAAGTCACTCTATAGAAATCATACTCCAAGTGTCTAAGAGCTAGAAAGACAGCACTGGGGAGACCAGTGGGAAATGAGATGTTCCATTCCAGAGCAATGACCCCACTAAGGAGTGTGGGAAGTAACACGAGCCCACATCTTCTCTCCCATCCACTCCTCCCTCCAACCCACACACCCATTCTGCTCTCCAAGAACTGTCTGTTTTGTGCAGATTTGGCATTTAGCTTAAGGCATCTTGGTGGTAAATAGAAGCTGAAagtctgtaatgggctgaggcttgagttgatgcactgaggtcccaagcacgtgaggctaaatagtaatgggaccatactctattaatatataagcttggagaaagaatggccccgcccactcattgtgcaagtcctgatgtgttgtataggaaatgatgattttggtgggtggaggcaggggagtggaaagagaagtggaaagagagactgctggctggtttcttgacacagctactcgcattgctatcgcgaccccccttcacctccaatccccctctgctagctggcttcctgtcgcagctgcccatattgctatcacaatcccccctcacctctactgagaataaagattgaagcttttcccttaacctgaattcctgactccagctgattttaaatacacggtcatcacaaaaGTTAATTGCTACTTGATGGCAGAACCCAAGAATATTCTTCTCTGACTCCCAAACTCACCTTGACCTTGAAAGAACGATGGCCCAAGAGCTCTGAAAGGCTGTTGCAGCAGCTGTTATACCGATGTCTCATCCACACCTTATACTTCCGAAGGGCACCTCCAGACCCTGGGGAGAAGTAGTGTTTCTGTCCTAGAATCTCTCTCCCAACCTATATTCCAACTGAGACGTACTCTGCAATCCCAGACACGTAGCAGCTCAGGCTCCTGAGGCTAAGAAATCACTGCAGCCACACCAGGGCAAAGCATCACAAGCACATGGTAGCTCTCCCCAGCAGCCTCCCTTGGATTCACTTGAGGACCACATTCATGCTTGGCCTAGGTCCGAAGGCTACAGTTCTTCTACCGGATGATAAGTGACCACCCTCCAAAAATATACCTAGCTATATTCTGAAGTCAATTAGGGAAAGGATTTTTGATTACTgtgcaatttcttaaaaaaaaaaaaaaagatttggaagtcAGATGACCTGGATCAGACTTCCAACTGAGCCATTTATTATCCCCGTGATcctaggcaagacatttaacctttctgacactcagtctcctcttctgtaaaatggggacaatgcaCTACAGAGTGGCTATGAGGCAAGCTCTCTGTGATCCTTAAACTGTAACAGAAATGTTACAAAATCACAGAAGGAACCAAACAGCTCGTGTTTCTTCAAGAGAGTCTCCCGTGGCAGCATCTCAAGGCCCTTGATCATTCTGGGAACCTCATCCTTTTTTGTACCAACCCCGGCTTTTCAACGCCCTTCCTAAAGGACAGCGGGAGGCACTGCCCCTTCCATTAGCTGGACAACTGGAGGCAGGCTGGTACTTTGGCGGGTGGGGGAAGGCATCCTCACCTGCCATCGCCGCCTCCTCCTCAGGTAGGTGGCCCACGAAGAGCTCCCTCCGTTCCAGCAGAGCCCCAAAGAGTCGGCTGCAGGTGTGGATGGCGCTGAGAGTATCATCTTCCCGATCCGACTGAGGGTGCggaggggagagatggagaaggggACGACGGGTTAATTGCTTTCCCCTTCTCAACAGCTTAAAATTTACTCAATCATTTGAGCCTTCACAGCTTAAAACTTAACTGATTGACTCAAGCTATCAATAGCTTAAAACTTAAGCGGTTTGCTTGCAAGCTCTCAGTAGTTTAAAATGTACTGACATTTGACCTAACAGTGGAAAAGCTGCGTGGAGAGTGGCCAGGGCACTGGACTAGGAagcatcttgagttcaaatccaggcccAGGCACTTCTTAGCTGGGTGCCCCTGGGCAGGTCACCTCACCCTgtgggtctgtttcctcatctgcacaatgagcaggagaaggaaatggcaaccacggTAAGAAAccttcaaatggggtcaccaagagtcggacaaaaaaaactaaaccaaaaaagCTAACAAAAGCTTAAAACTTGAGTGACGTGTGTAAAGTAGGCAATTTGTAACTCATTTAGTCGTCTTCGGGTTCAGTGGTCTAAAACTGACGTCAATAGCGTTAGGgtgcactaagactttggggacccGGCGCATGTTCAGAATTTCACTAAGGAGAGCTCTCCCCGCACCCCCTCCCACTTCCCGTGCCCGCTCCCCGCGGGTCTCTCGCTGGGCACAGCGCCCCCTGCGTCCTTCCGCGGTATCTCACCTACTCAGAATACTTCCTGGGTCTGGCACGCGTGCACATGCGCTCACGCGCTCATCCTCCCCACCTCTTTCCTCCACCTCTCCCCGGCATCCCCTCCACTCGCACCTGCAGCACACCCAGAATATCAAACACGACGTTAGCGCCTCTCCGGCTCTTCAGGGCAGTCTCCAGCCAACGGCCCAGCTCCGCCGCCCCGCGCTCCGGCTCCATGTGCTCTTCCGGACGGTGAATCTAGAATCGCATGTGCTGAAGAGTTTGGAGGAAACTCGGCTCCGCCCCTCCTCTCGTCATCTGCAGCGCCGGCGCATGTCGACGTCATCTCCCCGCGCCTGAGTCTAGTGCGGAGTCCCTGGGGCCGCGTGGGGAGAGCGGTGGAACCCGGCTGAGCGATGGCGCTTTTTCGGATTGCCAGGTAAGCAGGGCTCACTCCGAGCCGAGCCTCGGGCGCTGTGGATTTGGAGGTCTGGCTGCTGACAGGAAGGTCTGGGAACACTTTCCTGTTACTAGCCCCGGCGAAGTTTACCACAACCCTCTCCCCACGTTGCGGGGAAGAGGCGGAGCTAGGAAGAAGGGACAGCggctggggagagggagaggagaactGGGGTGTAGAAAGGGCGGGGCTGAAGGCTGGGGCGGAGCCACGGAACGGGCTGATAGGGGGATGGAGAAGGGGCGGGGCCAGAGAGGGACCTAGTAGGGgcaaagaaggaggagaaggaagggagtcAGGGAGGGAACTAGTAGGgacagggaaggagaaggaagggactCAGGGACGGGGCAATAGGGGCAGGGCTAGGGAGGAGGGGGCGGAGTCAGAGGAGATGCTAGTTGTGGCAGGGGGCGGAGTTGTGGAGAAGAGGCTGGAccagggagaaaaggaggagggtcAGGGATGGAAGGGGCGGGGTCATAGAGGAAGTTAGTTGGAGTTGGGAAGACGGGTGTAGGTGCAGGATAGGAAAGGTAGGATggtccctcctctcccccctcaccACCCGCCATTAGGGAAACTAGATTCAATTCCATCCCACCTGTCTTCAGTTCCTGCTCCTTGCCCACCTGGAGTTTATCCCATTGAGCAGATAAATGGAGGGCTTTCAGTATCACATGTGGTTTCCTCAGTCATCGGCAGAGAACCATTGAAGATGTGATCAGAGCCGAGCTTGACCTGCCGGGAACGTGGAGGATACGTTTCTGAGCTCTTGCTGTCAGCGTGTCTTGGTCTTGATCTGGTCTCTACAACATGCTAGGTCTGTGACTGTGGCCAAGCCACTTGCCTTTTCTGAGAGAGACTCAGTTTCTCCTGCTATGAAATGGGAATCATAAGATCACTTCCGTCAGAGGGGTATAGATCATATGAGGTGATGCATGGGAAGCGCTTAACAGACCTTCAGTAAGAATCTTCTGCTATAAAATGGGTTTAAGAGAGCTCACTTCACAAAGTTGAGAAGGTCAAGTGAAATGATGCATGTAAATTTAAAACATGCAAACTTAAATcatacaaaccttaaagcaactTATGAATACcagttctttttattataataaaaggaAGTAGGGGGTAGTGGAGAGAACGCTGATCAGCAGGAAGGCCTGATTTCCTATCTCATAGTTGACACTAGCAGTGTGCGCCTAGCCAAATCATTTACTTTCTTCAAGTCGAAGTTTCCTAACCTGTAAACCATGGGGAGGTAGACGTAATGACTTCTAAGGTACTCTTCTATCTCCAAATGTATGATAATTTATGGAGACAGCTATATGTCTAGTCAGAGCCAGGCTAGATTCAGTCTTCACTTACCTTGGTTATGGGCTCCTAGGTAAGgattctcctctctttctcctctcccaccTCCAACCTCCCAAAAAGGGTGGTCTGAAGAACAGAgaatagacttggagtcaggaggaccctgcTCTCTTACACTTAGCTATGTTACAGTAGATAAGTCAGCTCTTTCAGAAGCTGACCTTTAATGATATCTGTACATGTGAGCCCAAATATGTTAAATGATACTCTCAAGCATTAAAGGTCAGTCATAATGAGAAAAGGATAGTGTTGGGTAAAGCCACTGGATTTGCAGttagaagacctagattcaaatcccatctcaacTATATGTGTTAAAAATGAGGgccatggggcagctagttggtgtagtggatagagtctACTTAACACGTTCTGgttgcgtgaccctgggcaagtcacttaaccccaattgcccagccaaaaagaaaaaaaaaaaagttataataataataagtaacatttatatagtgtccgctgtgtgccagacactatgctaagcactttgtaatattttctcattcgatcctcacaacagcctggAGGAGGATAGTGTTGTTATTAATAAGTCACTAgctcaggatcccacagctaataaatagTTGAGGCTAGATTTTATCTTAGGTTTTGCTGACTCAGGACTCGGGACTTGGTTCACTCACTGGGTCACTGTGATTTCCCTTCCCTGGATCtcggtttcctcatgtgtaaatttGAGAGAGTCAGACTGGATGGTTCTGGTAATGTCCTCATAGCATAGGAGGATTGTGGTTGGACCAATTTGGGGGTTGGGGATAGATAAGAGGACATGAGCAGGATGCTAGTCTTGGAATAAAGAGAGATGAGAAGATGGAATAGAAAGCACTTGGTGAATAATGGTCGTGAGAATCCATGTCCAATGGGGAGGGTGAGAGTCCATGAATGGAAGTAGGAGAGTGGGAGGAGGGTCTGGTTTTCGAGGGAAGATGGTGCATTGAGTTAAAGGCACATTGAGGCTGGTCTGAAGAAGATAAGAGTGAGAAGGACATGATGGTTGTCCGGAAGCATTTGCAGGAGGGCTTTGCCTTGTGCTGTTTGGCCAGAGCAGAGAACTAGGAAGAACAGATAAAGAGTTAGGGAGAGGGACGTTGCCTCTGGACATCAGAATTATTAGGAAGCTTGATTCGAAGCCACCTCCCTCGCCccgagccagtgctctatctcctCCTCCACGGCACCCGGAAGGCCCGAGTTTGCGTTTTGTTCTGTAGACCTTTGGGAGCTGCTGAAGGCTTTGGAGCAGAAGAGTAGATGTGATCAGACCTGGGCAGTTCTGAGATGGCTTTGTTATCTGTACAAAGAATGGATTGTAAGGGGAAGAGGGTAGAGGCAAGAAGGTTCAGTGGGGAGACTGTTGTGATCGTCCAGTGCCGACTGTGGGAATAGGAATGAGTGGGAAAGGAGGGGACAGCCTAACATTTGGTTGGAAGTAGGGATCGAGGAAGAGGGATGAGTCCTTGATGTGTCTGAGCCATCCAGTCTTATTGGACCTGAGAAAAGAGGGGCGGCCTGGAAAATGCTGATGATCAAAGGGTGCCAGGAACATCagcagggcctggagtcagagcaCCGAGACTCCAGACCCAGCTCATTGCCGGCATGGTACCAAGGAAATAAAACTGCTTCTCTCCCCTCCCGCACAACCCCTGGGGATTCTGGGTTTAGGACCTGGCTCAGTACTAACAATTTCCTTTATCCCAGATATGAGGAACAAGAAAATGTGACCAACACCGAGGAGCGAGCCCAGGTGCTCCTGCAGAGACTTCAAGTTCAGGCCCGGGAACGGCAGCTGAGGAAGCAAAAGCAGCAGGAGGCCAAGGCCAAGGCCAGCCCCCCTGGGGACAAGATCCCAGGATCCCCCAAGCCTGCACACCCCAGCCCAAGTTCTCCAGTCCCTCAGGAACctaaaagaaaagccaaaaagagGAAGCGGGGGGATGGGAGCCCCCACAGGTTAGAAAAGTCAGCATCAGAGACAGAGGCCGAGTCCAGTCCAAGAGGGACCGGCAGCTCCAGAAAACccaagggaaagaagaaaaagaaaactgggaagaagGATCCAGAGGCTGCTGCAGGTGAGGGAAGTCCTCTTCCAAGATGGTGCCAGGGAGCTGGGAGCCCAGGGTGGGCAggcttcccagggcagagacaagGATTGACAGAGTTTTTCTCTCATCTCCCCTCACCCAATTCCCCTTTCTTCAGGCAGTgaaaagcaggaaaaagaaaaggatccacCAGAAGCCTCAGAGCCCTCGGGAGAGACCAGTGAACCCCCACATAGCGCCCTCGTTCTGGGAGTGCCCAATAAAAAGGCCCTTCCAAAGGTAGGCCAGTAAACCTCCACATGGCGTCCTCTTTCTGGGAGTGCCCAACAAGAAGCCCCCTCCAGAGATAAGCCAGTGATGGCAGCTAGTTCTCACATCTGGGGTGTCGGTATCCTGCTCCCACAGAACTCTGGCCTTTGCCCAGCGTCTCCCGGTGATGGCCCTGATTTAGTGAGGCACCTGTGGTACAGGCAGCCAGAGAGGGCCTTTTGGCTCTGTCCCTGGTCTTAGCCTTATTCCCACACCCTTCTTTACTGACCTGCCACTCTTTTCACAGGTCCAGCCTTTCTTACCCAAATGGCTCGCTGAGCCCAGCCGGGTCCAAAAAAGTGTCAAAAACGACCTCATCCCAATCCAGGATATCCCAGGAATCCATCCTTGCctacaaaagaaactaaagacCAATGGCATCTTATCCTATTTTCCAGGTAGCCCCGATGCTCGGATCTGCCCCTTCAGTAGCAAGGTCCCTCCAGGCTGTAAAATACTGTCCCTCACAGCCCCTTCTTCTCCGGGGCCTCAGGTTCTCTCTTATGGGAAAGCTGCTTTCCCTCCCTGAGAACCTAGGTGACGGTGAGCCCTCACAGCCTTGGGCAGGCCGGCGGCTCGATGGCCTCGGCTGCAGGGTGGTGTGAGCCCCTGGCTGGGGGCCCTGACCCGCCTGGGTGAGCCTCGGCTGAGGAGCCACGCTTCTCTGACCCCAGAGGTCCCTTCATCACCTGTGGCAGCCTGGCCGCGGGCCTTCCTCTCCGTCAGGCCGGCCACATCAGTGTCTTGCAGCTCCTTTGCCATCTGCTTGAACAGATGCTGGCCTTAGGCCAGTGTTCAGGTTTGTTTGTTCGGCCTCTGATGGGTGTGTCCTTAGAGGGCTCCCTTTGTGTCCCCTCCACCATTCAAAAGGACAGTGACCCCATCCCAGAGCTTCTCCAGGACACACATCAGGTACCTGCCCTGTGTGGCGATTGTGAGAGCCCTAGAGAGGAGCCATTCAAAGCACTTTGCAGCCGTTCGGTCTCAGTTGTTGTTGTGGTCCTTATCATGCCCTGTTGAGCCTCCATCTTGTTCTCCACCTGTCTAGTGCAGGCCGCGGTGATTCCCGCCCTCCTGGAGAGTGCGTCCCATGGATTCCTGGTGGGGAAAGGTGGCTACCAGCCCAGTGACATCTGTGTGTCTGCCCCAACAGGCAGTGGGAAAACACTGTCCTTTGTCATCCCTGTGATCCAGGTAAATGATCAGGAGGGGAGGGGCCTGGGAGACCCCACCAAAGGCTTGCTGAGCTCTTCCTGGTCACAAGCCCCAGTGCTCTTGGGGAAGAGGGCAGCCTCTCTGAGGGACCTTGGCTGAAGAGGCCTCCTGGTGTGGGGCCGTGCTGTGTTTGTCCACAGGTCCTGTTGGAGCGTGTAGTGTGTCACATACGGGCCCTGGTGGTGCTGCCGACGAAGGAGCTGGCCCAGCAGGTTCGTGGGCCTTTTGTTTTCTCTGGTTTGCTGTGCTGCCTTGGGGCAGAAGCTGTTGGCCCAGAAGCCCTTATTCCCTCCCATCCAGGGCTTCCCAACTCCCTTAGGACTCTGGTTCCATTTCAGGGAATCCGTGGAGTTGGACAGGGAAAAGttagatttttatttcaatagagTGTGCCTATTGTAGTCCTGTCTAAAAACATCCTGGGAAGGGGAGGTTTCTCCAGCCTCCTAAAGGCATTCGGGACAGAGGCTGTTCTGTCCTGCCTCGATTAGCCACAAATATTGTTCTTGGGGGCATCGTGTGGATGGTTCCTTGTGCAGGAAGCTGAGTCTTAATAGCATTTGTCTTAACAGCAGAGGGCTTTCTGCCGCCCCTCCTGCCCCTGCCCAGCTCTTGTTCACGTTGTCGTTCTTGGGGACTATAGGCTTTAAGCTAGTCAGTCCATCGGCAGTTTTTATTAAGTGCCGGGCACTGAGCTGGGTATGAGAGATGCGCGTAGGAAAGCTTGACGGCCCCACCTCAAGGAGCTTGTGCTCCATGGATACAATTCTGTGGGCTCGCTAGTGCCCaactctgctctctctctccagGTGAGCAAAGTATTCAATGTTTATGCCGATGGCACGGGTCTGCGCGTTGCCCAGATCACGGGGCAGAAATCTCTGGCAAAGGAGCAGGAGATCCTCGTCCAGAAGACGTAGGTTTCATTGCGTTTGTGCCGATTCGCTTAGGCCGGGGCAGCCAGCCCTCCGCCCCGGCTGCCAAAGGCAGGGCCCATTTAGCATTCCGCTCTGAAAAGAATGAGTTCCTGGCACCAGGCTCCCTGCCTCTAATCCCCTTCCCATGAATGGGGAGTTTGCCTCTTGCACAGCTTCTCACACAAGAGAGCCCTCACTGACCCCCCTCCAAGGCTCTGCTGCAAATGGCAGGCCCTAAACACTGTCGTGAGGCTTAGGATTAAGAGTGGGCACCAGCTTGGGCCTCTTAGGAAGGGGCTTAGGATTGTGGGAGAAGCTCCAGTGAAAGGGGGGGGCAAGTGGGACAGGAGAGGGAAGCTCGGTCATCGGCTACAGTGCTGAATGGTGTTGCAGGGACTCCGGGTACTGCAGCCTGGCAGACATCGTCGTGGCCACCCCCGGCCGGCTGGTGGATCACATCGATCAGACGCCAGGGTTCAGCCTCAGGCAATTGCGCTTTCTGGTGAGTCGGCCCGAGCTGGGACCTGCCGGGCCACGCAGGTCTAGTCTGGGGCAGTGCCGGGCTCGAGTCTGCCCGCCTAGGCTGGGGGGAGGCCCGGTGTGGCTGGGGGGCCTCGGTGCTTGCGAGCAGGAGCGTTCCCAGGAGCAGGGCCCCGCCCAGCGGGAGCTTCCTCAGGGTTCCCCTGAACACGGCCACCTGCCACTCTACAGATCATCGATGAAGCCGACCGAATGATTGACAGCATGCACCAGTCCTGGCTGCCACGGGTGGTAAAAGCAGTTTTCCATGGCGACGATGCCCCAGGCTCCAGCCCACTCTTCCAGAGGGTGGCACCCCGAGCTATAACTGCTGCCAGGTACTGAGATGGACACTCGGCACCCATCCCACCGCCCACCTCCTGAGGAGAATGGGACCGTGTTTGGCCATTTCTGTTACGTGAAGGTTGTCACTGTCCCCTTTGAGGAAGGAGCCAGATCTGGGAagcagaggaggaagggagggagggcacATGCCCACGATGGAGAATTTCCCTTTTTAACGGGCCCATTAGAAGAATGGCCCAGAAGAGCGAGGGTCGGCGGCGTTGCCGGCTCCAGAGCCGACAGGCCGTGGGGTAGCTGATAAGGTCCATCCGGGACCCTCACAGACACTGCCCTGTCTCCTTCAGCACGAGCCAGCCTCAGATGCCGCTCCAGAAGCTGCTGTTCTCGGCCACACTGACGAGGAACCCTGAAAAACTGCAGGAGTTGGGCCTCTACCAGCCCCGGCTCTTCTCCACTGGCCTGGAGAGCCAAGAATCCACGGCTCAGCCAGGGATCGAGCAGGACATGGAGGGGAAGTACGCCTTCCCTGCAGGGCTCTCGGTGAGAGCGGGGCCTCCCAGAGCCCATAGGACCACCcctggtggggaggggggggtcccttgggggagggggaggaggaaggtggCCCCCTAGCCAGACCCAACGCAAAAAGGGAGGGAATCTGAGCATCTTCCAGGCTCCCAGCTTAGAAGAGTGGGCCCACATTACCAGAGGGATCTCATGGCCTCTGCCCTGTCTCCCACAGCATTTCTACGTGCCCTGCAGCCTCAACTCCAAGCCACTGGTCATCCTGCACTTGATACGGAATTTGAAGTTCTCCCGAGTTCTCTGCTTCACCAACTCCCGGGAGCACTCACACAGGTGAGGGCCAGATGACAGGGAAGAGGGGGCGAGAGGTGCCGGTGGGTGCCCCCTCTGAGCTCTGCCTGCCCCTCTCTCCAGGCTGTTCCTGCTGGTCAAGGCCTTTGGAGGGATCCCCGTAGCCGAGTTCTCCTCCAGGTTCGGGCCTGGCCAGAGGAAGATGATCCTGAAGCAGTTTGAGCAGGGCAAGATTCAGCTGTGAGTGTTGTGAAGGGAGGGAGGTTGCTGGGTCAAGGGCAGAGAGCACCGCAGGGCTGGCCAGGACAGGACCCGGCTGCTGCCAGGGCCTGCTCACGCCCCGTTTGTCCTTagcctgtgtgtatgtgtgtcactgtcacacacacacacacacacacacacacacacacacacacactctcactcgcCAGTCCAACCCAGCATGGGACCGGTGAACTAGGCctctggggggtggggggccCTGGAGGAATGGGCCTGGGGGGCGGGGCCCACAGCCCAGCGTTTCCTCTCTTGACCTCCCCACAGCCTGATCAGCACCGACGCCACTGCTCGAGGCATCGACGTGAAAGGAGTGAAACTGGTCATCAACTACGATGCCCCGCAGTACATCAGGACCTACGTGCACCGGTGAGGGGGCTGTGGGCCGCAGGGGCCGCGGTGGTGCCGCCCCTCTTCCTGGGCTTGTGGAGGCTCTAGTTGTGTGTGTCACTAACCTAGCCCCTGAACTGGAATGACGGGCACCCGCCCCCGTGTTGTGATTGATTTCAGGGTGGGCCGAACAGCCAGAGCTGGGCACACGGGGCTGGCATTCACTCTGCTCCTGAAAGTACAGGTAGGTCCCTGGAAAACGCACGTACTGTCCCATCCCTGCCACTTTCCCCGTACCTGTCCCCGCCTCAGACTGTCAATGGAAAGCCTCTGTTCCTAGTAACTAGAGACCACTGTCTGGTTACGCATGAGGAAGGGCTTAAGGGAAGGTGAGTCAGGTTCCCTCATGGCTGGAACCGCTCTCTTCTCCAGGAGCAGAAATTCCTTCAGATGTTGAGAGAAGCGAGAGCCCCGGAGCTGGGGAAGCATCTAGTTCGGAGTGAGCACCTGAAGTCCCTCGTGCCTCAGTATGAAGAAGCGCTGTCTGAGCTCCAGAAAACCATCCGGGTAAGggctcagggggcatgatgggcCGCAAGCTGCCGGCTCCGCACCAATCACGGGGCTGCCTAGTGGGACCGTGGGAACCTGGCAAAGCCGGGCCAGCAATTTAGGCAATGTACTTGAATATCACACTTACCCTATGGGAGTTTAGCAACCACCCGGCTGCCCAGACCCAAGAGCCTTAGCTACCAATATGTCCAAGGTCTGGAGTCCTGGGAGCTCACCAAAAAAGGGAGCAGAGACCTGTGGGTGATGGATGCCTGAGGAGAGCCACAGAGAGCCATCCATCCAGCACTGCCCAGAAGGGCGAGCTGGTCTTACCCACCCAGAAGAGGCCAAAGCAGGAAAGATAGTTTCCCAGGGAGAACCGCCATCAAAGAAGGCAAGAGTGGTCAGTGCTGCTGGCTTAGGCTTCTTGACAGGAAAGTACCACAGCAGCCTGGGCCCCTCCAGTCTCAAGCATGCTGCTCTGTGGAGAATGGATGCTCCTTTCTTTATCTCACCCTGGCTTTTGCCTTCACAGAATGAATGGAAGCAGAAGAAGGCCTGAGTCTGGCAGGGATGGACGGTGTGCGCTGGGCGAAGCCCAAGGAGGCATTGTGGGAACAGGGTCAAGagctgctgatccactggcttcggGGACTGATGTGTGCCTGCTGCCAGATAGGTGTGATCTGGGGACTTGATCACTGTCTGGAACTTGCCCAGTAACGGCTAGGCCAGCAATCATCGCAGGAATGGGGGTAGaagactttaattttttaaagaaaacagagGCTTTGTACTTATTTTGATAGAAACAAGTATTGTTCCCTAGTGAAGTAAGAAAAAGTACATCCAGGCTGGTTCTGGACGAATATAGAGGAGGGGACATTCTCCTGGCCAAGCACTAGTATATAGCTTGCACCCCTAAACTTCAGATTGATGCCAGAGCTGCTGGGGGCCAGAGATCAGAGAAGAGTCGGGACCTTCACAGAGACAAAATCAAGGACTTGAGAAATGGAAACCACATGCACCCCATTGGAGATGAAGAGAAATGATTAAGACCAACAGGCTGGATTCAAGTCAGCTGTCAACTCATGTCAGTGAGCGCCTACCATGTATAAGGTGCTACGGGATGAGGGGGAGGCAGACGTCGCTCCATGTGCACGAACCCCTTGGTGCCTCTAGACTGTTTATTCATTACAAGTTTCTAAAATTACAGATTTTACTGTGCACACCTTATTAAATTAGAAAGAATGCCACCAGCTATAAAAACGTACACTTTATTACACTCTCTGTTTGGTAGGATACATCACAATTCCATACAATCCTACATAGTGAGTACGAGCGCCCACATTCGTCAGTAATTTAGACTTGGCCCTGCCTTCCTGGTACCAGTTGAT
This genomic window contains:
- the DDX51 gene encoding ATP-dependent RNA helicase DDX51; the encoded protein is MALFRIARYEEQENVTNTEERAQVLLQRLQVQARERQLRKQKQQEAKAKASPPGDKIPGSPKPAHPSPSSPVPQEPKRKAKKRKRGDGSPHRLEKSASETEAESSPRGTGSSRKPKGKKKKKTGKKDPEAAAGSEKQEKEKDPPEASEPSGETSEPPHSALVLGVPNKKALPKVQPFLPKWLAEPSRVQKSVKNDLIPIQDIPGIHPCLQKKLKTNGILSYFPVQAAVIPALLESASHGFLVGKGGYQPSDICVSAPTGSGKTLSFVIPVIQVLLERVVCHIRALVVLPTKELAQQVSKVFNVYADGTGLRVAQITGQKSLAKEQEILVQKTDSGYCSLADIVVATPGRLVDHIDQTPGFSLRQLRFLIIDEADRMIDSMHQSWLPRVVKAVFHGDDAPGSSPLFQRVAPRAITAASTSQPQMPLQKLLFSATLTRNPEKLQELGLYQPRLFSTGLESQESTAQPGIEQDMEGKYAFPAGLSHFYVPCSLNSKPLVILHLIRNLKFSRVLCFTNSREHSHRLFLLVKAFGGIPVAEFSSRFGPGQRKMILKQFEQGKIQLLISTDATARGIDVKGVKLVINYDAPQYIRTYVHRVGRTARAGHTGLAFTLLLKVQEQKFLQMLREARAPELGKHLVRSEHLKSLVPQYEEALSELQKTIRNEWKQKKA